In Alphaproteobacteria bacterium, one DNA window encodes the following:
- a CDS encoding amidophosphoribosyltransferase, translated as MPGGPPRSTNPFDDDKLREECALFGIYGSSDASAHTALGLHALQHRGQEATGIVCYDGQHFHQHRDLGLVGEVFDKPEVMRKLRGYAAIGHNRYSTTGDTVLRNVQPIFADFDFGGLAIAHNGNLTNAWLLRKELVRRGCLFQSTMDTEVINHLISRSNYSTVIDRLIDALSQVKGAYSLVMLTNDGLIGVRDPLGVRPLVLGKLDDAWILSSETCGLDIIGARFVRDVEPGEIVFAGKDGIKSIKPFGRAKRRFCIFEHIYFARPDSRVEGLGVYDVRKRIGMELAKESPVPADIVVPVPDSGVPAAMGYAQQSGLPFELGIIRNHYVGRTFIEPADHIRHLGVRLKHNANRATIEGKRVILVDDSIVRGTTSVKIVAMVRAAGAREVHMRIAAPPTTDSCYYGVDTPERDKLLASRLDVPGMAKFIGVDSLAFVSMNGLYRAVGEPGRDANDPRFCDACFTGDYPISLDDRDGPQERQLSLLTESA; from the coding sequence GTGCCGGGTGGACCCCCCCGCAGTACGAACCCTTTCGACGACGACAAGCTGCGCGAGGAGTGCGCCCTTTTCGGGATCTACGGATCGAGCGACGCCTCGGCGCACACGGCGCTGGGCCTGCACGCCCTGCAGCATCGCGGCCAGGAAGCCACCGGCATCGTCTGCTACGACGGCCAGCACTTCCACCAGCACCGCGATCTCGGCCTGGTCGGCGAGGTCTTCGACAAGCCCGAGGTGATGCGCAAGCTCAGGGGCTACGCCGCCATCGGCCACAACCGCTACTCGACCACCGGCGACACGGTGCTGCGCAACGTCCAGCCGATCTTCGCCGATTTCGACTTCGGCGGCCTGGCGATCGCCCATAACGGCAACCTCACCAACGCCTGGCTGCTGCGCAAGGAGCTGGTGCGCCGCGGCTGCCTGTTCCAGTCGACCATGGACACCGAGGTCATCAACCACCTGATCTCGCGCTCCAACTACTCGACCGTGATCGACCGGCTGATCGACGCGCTCAGCCAGGTCAAGGGCGCCTATTCCCTCGTCATGCTGACCAACGACGGGCTGATCGGCGTGCGCGATCCGCTGGGCGTGCGCCCGCTGGTGCTGGGCAAGCTCGACGACGCCTGGATCCTCAGCTCCGAGACCTGCGGCCTGGACATCATCGGCGCGCGCTTCGTGCGCGACGTCGAGCCGGGCGAGATCGTCTTCGCCGGCAAGGACGGCATCAAGTCGATCAAGCCCTTCGGCCGCGCCAAGCGCCGCTTCTGCATCTTCGAGCACATCTACTTCGCGCGCCCCGACAGCAGGGTCGAGGGCCTGGGCGTCTACGACGTGCGCAAGCGCATCGGCATGGAGCTGGCCAAGGAAAGCCCGGTGCCGGCCGACATCGTCGTGCCGGTGCCCGATTCCGGCGTGCCGGCGGCCATGGGCTACGCCCAGCAATCCGGCCTGCCCTTCGAGCTCGGCATCATCCGCAACCACTATGTCGGGCGCACCTTCATCGAGCCGGCCGACCACATCCGCCATCTCGGCGTGCGCCTGAAGCACAACGCCAACCGCGCCACCATCGAGGGCAAGCGCGTCATCCTGGTCGACGATTCGATCGTGCGCGGCACCACCTCGGTGAAGATCGTCGCCATGGTGCGCGCCGCCGGCGCCCGCGAGGTACATATGCGCATCGCCGCGCCGCCGACGACGGACTCCTGCTACTACGGCGTCGACACGCCCGAGCGCGACAAGCTGCTCGCCTCGCGGCTCGACGTGCCGGGCATGGCCAAGTTCATCGGCGTGGATTCGCTGGCCTTCGTCTCGATGAACGGCCTCTACCGCGCCGTCGGCGAGCCCGGCCGCGACGCCAACGATCCGCGCTTCTGCGACGCCTGCTTCACCGGCGACTACCCGATCTCGCTCGACGACCGCGACGGCCCGCAGGAACGCCAGCTCTCCCTGCTGACCGAATCGGCGTGA
- a CDS encoding SDR family NAD(P)-dependent oxidoreductase translates to MSKRLAGRLALVTGASRGIGAAVARAFAREGAHVVAVARTVGGLEALDDAIKAEGGEATLVPLDLADGAGIDRLGEALHAKFGRLDILVGNAAMLGVLSPVGHIDPPLFERTLAINVTANYRLIRSLDPLLRLSPAGRAIFVTSGASKHAIPYWSLYCATKAALEQLVLCYAAEVASTKVRVNLINPGPTRTKMRAEAFPGEDPLQLPTADAIAEAFVPLADAGCTLHGAWVAADEWLKASTAARH, encoded by the coding sequence ATGAGCAAACGCCTTGCCGGCAGGCTGGCGCTGGTCACCGGCGCCTCGCGCGGCATCGGGGCGGCGGTCGCCCGCGCCTTCGCCCGCGAGGGCGCGCATGTGGTCGCCGTCGCCCGCACCGTGGGCGGGCTCGAGGCGCTCGACGATGCGATCAAGGCCGAGGGCGGCGAGGCCACGCTGGTGCCGCTCGACCTCGCCGACGGCGCCGGCATCGACCGCCTGGGCGAAGCCCTGCACGCCAAGTTCGGCCGCCTCGACATCCTGGTCGGCAACGCCGCGATGCTGGGCGTGCTCTCGCCGGTCGGCCACATCGACCCGCCGCTCTTCGAGCGCACCTTGGCGATCAACGTCACCGCCAATTACCGCCTGATCCGCTCGCTCGACCCGCTGCTGCGCCTGTCGCCCGCCGGCCGCGCGATCTTCGTGACATCAGGCGCGTCGAAGCACGCCATCCCCTACTGGAGCCTCTACTGCGCCACCAAGGCGGCGCTGGAGCAGCTGGTGCTGTGCTACGCCGCCGAGGTCGCGAGCACGAAGGTGCGCGTCAACCTGATCAACCCCGGCCCGACCCGCACCAAGATGCGCGCCGAGGCGTTCCCCGGCGAGGATCCGCTGCAGCTGCCGACAGCCGACGCGATCGCCGAGGCGTTCGTGCCGCTGGCGGACGCGGGCTGCACGCTGCACGGCGCATGGGTCGCGGCGGACGAGTGGCTCAAGGCGAGCACGGCAGCGCGGCATTAG
- a CDS encoding ATP-binding cassette domain-containing protein, protein MMAVPRIAIRGLRKSFGPKKVLDGIDVEVGVGESLVVIGGSGSGKSVLLKCILGLMQPDGGSIRIDGEETVGLSRADRARVMRKFGMLFQGGALFDSLKVWENVAFGPIQSDHIPVEEARQIALAKLGAVGLTPDVGELKPAELSGGMQKRVALARAIAREPQIIFFDEPTTGLDPIMSDVINDLIVSCAKQLGASTISITHDMASARKIGDRVAMIYDGKLIWQGPMADIDNSGSAHVDQFIHGRAEGPIRMQVRKG, encoded by the coding sequence ATCATGGCCGTCCCCCGCATCGCCATCCGCGGATTGCGCAAATCCTTCGGACCCAAGAAAGTGCTGGACGGCATCGACGTCGAGGTCGGCGTCGGCGAGTCGCTGGTGGTGATCGGCGGCTCGGGCTCGGGCAAGTCGGTGCTGCTCAAATGCATCCTCGGCCTGATGCAGCCCGATGGCGGCTCGATCCGCATCGACGGCGAGGAGACGGTCGGGCTCTCGCGCGCCGACCGCGCCCGCGTCATGCGCAAGTTCGGCATGCTGTTCCAGGGCGGCGCGCTGTTCGATTCGCTGAAGGTCTGGGAGAACGTCGCCTTCGGGCCGATCCAGAGCGACCACATCCCGGTCGAGGAGGCGCGGCAGATCGCGCTCGCCAAGCTGGGCGCCGTCGGGCTGACGCCCGACGTCGGCGAGCTCAAGCCGGCCGAGCTGTCGGGCGGCATGCAGAAGCGCGTGGCGCTGGCGCGCGCCATCGCCCGCGAGCCGCAGATCATCTTCTTCGACGAGCCGACCACCGGCCTCGATCCGATCATGTCCGACGTGATCAACGACCTGATCGTCAGCTGCGCCAAGCAGCTCGGCGCCTCGACCATCTCGATCACCCACGACATGGCGAGCGCGCGCAAGATCGGCGACCGCGTCGCCATGATCTACGACGGCAAGCTGATCTGGCAGGGCCCGATGGCCGACATCGACAACTCCGGCAGCGCCCATGTCGACCAGTTCATCCACGGCCGCGCCGAGGGCCCGATCCGGATGCAGGTGCGCAAAGGCTAA
- the radA gene encoding DNA repair protein RadA translates to MAKPVRSFTCQSCGAVTAKWAGKCESCGAWNSIVEEAPSGAAAGSPLARAGGKGRKIEFAALTGSSPQPPRHVTGIGEFDRVCGGGLVAGSALLIGGDPGIGKSTLLLQAAAALARSGVSCAYFSGEEAMDQVRLRAARLGLAEAPVLLAAATSVRDIVATLEARDGPQVAVIDSIQTMHLDTVDSSPGTVTQVRSSAQALIELAKRRGVSVLLVGHVTKEGAIAGPRVLEHMVDTVLYFEGERGHQFRILRAVKNRFGPTDEIGVFEMSDRGLTDVANPSALFLAERRGAVSGACVFAGVEGTRPLLVEIQALVAPSSFATPRHAVVGWDSGRLAMVIAVLEARCGVSVGPNDVYLNVAGGLRINEPAADLAVAAALLSSLADEPVPADMVVFGEIGLGGEVRAVGQREARLKEAAKLGFQRALLPPQAGTATTSGRASGEAIRVDEIGHLSDLVARLRPGGHQARRHLRRTET, encoded by the coding sequence ATGGCCAAGCCCGTCCGCTCCTTCACCTGCCAGTCCTGCGGCGCCGTCACGGCGAAGTGGGCGGGCAAGTGCGAGTCGTGCGGGGCGTGGAACTCGATCGTCGAGGAGGCGCCGTCGGGCGCCGCGGCCGGCTCGCCGCTGGCGCGCGCCGGCGGCAAGGGCCGGAAGATCGAGTTCGCCGCGCTCACCGGCTCCTCGCCGCAGCCGCCGCGGCACGTCACGGGCATCGGCGAGTTCGACCGGGTGTGCGGCGGCGGGCTGGTCGCCGGCTCGGCGCTGCTGATCGGCGGCGACCCGGGCATCGGCAAGTCGACCCTGCTGCTGCAGGCGGCGGCGGCGCTGGCCAGGAGCGGCGTGAGCTGCGCCTATTTCTCCGGCGAGGAGGCGATGGACCAGGTGCGGCTGCGCGCGGCGCGGCTGGGCCTGGCCGAGGCGCCGGTGCTGCTGGCGGCGGCAACCTCGGTGCGCGACATCGTCGCCACGCTGGAGGCGCGCGACGGCCCGCAGGTGGCGGTGATCGATTCGATCCAGACCATGCATCTCGACACCGTCGATTCCAGCCCCGGCACGGTGACCCAGGTGCGCTCCTCGGCCCAGGCGCTGATCGAGCTGGCCAAGCGGCGCGGCGTGTCGGTGCTGCTGGTCGGCCACGTCACCAAGGAAGGCGCCATCGCCGGCCCGCGCGTGCTCGAGCACATGGTCGACACCGTGCTGTATTTCGAGGGCGAGCGCGGCCATCAGTTCCGCATCCTGCGCGCGGTCAAGAACCGCTTCGGCCCGACCGACGAGATCGGCGTCTTCGAGATGTCCGACCGCGGCCTGACCGACGTCGCCAATCCCTCCGCCCTGTTCCTCGCCGAGCGCCGCGGCGCGGTCAGCGGCGCCTGCGTCTTCGCCGGCGTCGAGGGCACGCGTCCGCTGCTGGTCGAGATCCAGGCGCTGGTGGCGCCGTCGTCCTTCGCCACGCCGCGCCACGCCGTGGTCGGCTGGGATTCCGGCCGGCTGGCGATGGTGATCGCCGTGCTCGAGGCGCGCTGCGGCGTCTCGGTCGGGCCCAACGACGTCTACCTCAACGTCGCCGGTGGGCTGCGCATCAACGAGCCGGCCGCCGACCTCGCCGTCGCCGCCGCGCTCCTGTCGTCGCTGGCCGACGAGCCGGTGCCGGCCGACATGGTGGTGTTCGGCGAGATCGGCCTGGGCGGCGAGGTGCGCGCCGTGGGCCAGCGCGAGGCCAGGCTCAAGGAGGCGGCCAAATTGGGCTTCCAGCGCGCCCTGCTGCCGCCCCAGGCGGGCACCGCCACGACATCAGGCCGCGCCTCGGGCGAGGCCATCCGCGTTGACGAAATCGGCCATCTGTCGGACCTTGTGGCAAGACTTCGTCCCGGCGGCCATCAGGCACGGCGGCACCTGCGTAGAACCGAGACCTGA
- a CDS encoding CvpA family protein: protein MDIGALGLLIFAGAMGLSSGFIHSVLFIGAWVLAGTGAWRFTPSLQPEVQKYVASEQIAYFTTLLGTFVVLLIVLTLVASTIGRWVRASSIRVPDKIIGMAFGVVCGLIVLATAFLLYTYIVKPATMPPIIAQARLFPLVKEAAEIIEPQLPESFKTRAQRISPSKTPDPAAPAAPAAPPDPATTPPDAPVNPGGAPRQ from the coding sequence GTGGATATCGGGGCACTGGGGCTTTTGATCTTCGCCGGCGCCATGGGGCTGTCGAGCGGCTTCATCCATTCCGTGCTGTTCATCGGCGCCTGGGTCCTGGCCGGCACCGGCGCCTGGCGCTTCACCCCCTCGCTGCAGCCGGAGGTGCAGAAATACGTCGCCTCCGAGCAGATCGCCTATTTCACCACCCTGCTGGGCACCTTCGTCGTGCTGCTGATCGTGCTGACCCTGGTCGCCAGCACCATCGGCCGCTGGGTGCGCGCCAGCTCGATCCGGGTGCCCGACAAGATCATCGGCATGGCCTTCGGCGTGGTCTGCGGCCTGATCGTGCTGGCCACCGCCTTCCTGCTCTACACCTACATCGTCAAGCCGGCGACGATGCCGCCGATCATCGCCCAAGCCCGGCTCTTCCCGCTGGTCAAGGAGGCGGCCGAGATCATCGAGCCGCAGCTGCCGGAATCCTTCAAGACCCGGGCCCAGCGCATCTCGCCCTCCAAGACGCCCGACCCGGCCGCACCGGCCGCGCCGGCCGCCCCGCCCGATCCTGCGACAACGCCGCCCGACGCCCCGGTGAATCCCGGTGGCGCCCCGAGGCAATAG
- a CDS encoding ABC transporter permease has translation MTLAFLGLTGAVTTFATRSLLHCFQPPVYRRQILRQMLEIGYYSLPVVGLTAIFTGMVLALQSYTGFARFAAESAIPNVVVVSLTRELGPVLAGLMVAGRVGAAMAAELGTMRVTEQIDALTTLSTEPFKYLIAPRIIAAVVTLPLLVLVADAIGILGGYLVGVYKLDFNEQSYLRNTLDFLQVMDVVSGLVKAAVFGFLIALMGCYHGYHSRGGAQGVGAATTNAVVSASILILTANYLITELFFSR, from the coding sequence ATGACGCTCGCCTTCCTCGGCCTGACCGGGGCGGTGACGACCTTCGCCACGCGCAGCCTGCTGCACTGCTTCCAGCCGCCGGTCTACCGCCGGCAGATCCTGCGGCAGATGCTGGAGATCGGCTACTACTCGCTGCCGGTGGTCGGGCTTACCGCGATCTTCACCGGCATGGTGCTGGCGCTGCAGAGCTACACCGGCTTCGCCCGGTTCGCGGCCGAGAGCGCGATTCCCAACGTCGTCGTGGTGTCGCTCACCCGCGAGCTCGGACCGGTGCTGGCCGGCCTGATGGTCGCCGGCCGCGTCGGCGCGGCGATGGCCGCCGAGCTCGGCACCATGCGCGTCACCGAGCAGATCGACGCGCTCACGACGCTGTCGACGGAGCCTTTCAAGTACCTGATCGCGCCGCGCATCATCGCCGCCGTCGTCACGCTGCCGCTGCTGGTGCTGGTGGCCGACGCCATCGGCATCCTCGGCGGCTATCTCGTGGGCGTCTACAAGCTCGACTTCAACGAGCAGAGCTACCTGCGCAACACCCTCGACTTCCTCCAGGTGATGGACGTCGTATCCGGCCTGGTGAAGGCCGCGGTGTTCGGCTTCCTGATCGCGCTGATGGGCTGCTACCATGGCTACCACTCGCGCGGCGGCGCGCAGGGCGTCGGCGCCGCCACCACCAACGCGGTGGTCTCGGCCTCGATCCTGATCCTGACCGCCAACTACCTCATCACCGAGCTGTTCTTCTCCCGCTGA